From Streptomyces chrestomyceticus JCM 4735, one genomic window encodes:
- a CDS encoding Gfo/Idh/MocA family protein, with protein MADPRSRKPCSPPPAARTMRGPVATHGTTGGPAPAVAPEQEVTYGRAVPVNRVGVALVGPGGLNQRHVEAIAHVDGAEFRGALQQSPGTGLSGPAAEYLSWEQLLRDSTVQLVSFCAPGSTQRRLARQALEAGKAVLLEGIATHSTAELDDLVALSEQAGQPAGAMLPHRYCLPPDVWHGRWRSSATATVTVSRYRPPAPRGQCPQCGTAEALSRLITRPGTHYLDLVCQLLGPPADVHVEGLQGPAGSTGGRVAGVVRFASGGVLSFSLTCESPTRIERVAVLDVDQSLIIEDGRLVTDGADGPVDRPALHLPELRTEVYRDMAEAIRTGRPPHRCRLSRTRAVTTILERMYRQFESVSGGSGQSAEAIPPEDVHRQYVDRRPL; from the coding sequence ATGGCCGATCCCCGTAGCCGAAAGCCCTGCTCACCTCCCCCGGCAGCCAGAACAATGCGGGGACCCGTCGCCACTCACGGCACCACGGGCGGGCCCGCCCCTGCCGTGGCGCCGGAACAGGAAGTCACCTACGGAAGGGCTGTACCTGTGAACCGAGTCGGTGTTGCACTGGTCGGCCCCGGAGGCTTGAATCAGCGGCACGTCGAAGCCATCGCGCACGTGGACGGCGCGGAGTTCCGCGGTGCCCTGCAACAGAGCCCCGGAACCGGACTCTCCGGCCCCGCCGCCGAATACCTCTCCTGGGAACAACTGCTCCGCGACAGCACCGTGCAGCTCGTGTCCTTCTGCGCCCCGGGAAGCACCCAGCGGCGACTCGCCCGGCAGGCCCTCGAAGCCGGCAAGGCGGTGCTGCTGGAGGGCATCGCGACCCACTCGACCGCCGAACTGGACGACCTCGTGGCACTGTCCGAACAGGCCGGTCAGCCGGCCGGGGCCATGCTCCCCCACCGGTACTGTCTCCCGCCGGACGTGTGGCACGGACGGTGGCGGAGCAGCGCCACGGCCACCGTGACGGTCTCGCGCTACCGTCCCCCCGCACCCCGCGGGCAGTGCCCCCAGTGCGGTACGGCCGAGGCCCTGTCCCGGCTCATCACCCGTCCGGGCACGCACTACCTCGACCTCGTCTGCCAGTTGCTCGGCCCGCCGGCCGACGTACACGTCGAGGGCCTGCAAGGACCGGCGGGGAGCACCGGGGGCCGGGTGGCCGGAGTGGTGCGTTTCGCCTCCGGCGGCGTACTGAGCTTCTCCCTCACCTGCGAGTCCCCCACCCGCATCGAGCGGGTCGCCGTCCTCGACGTGGACCAGAGCCTGATCATCGAGGACGGCCGTCTCGTCACCGACGGGGCCGACGGGCCCGTGGACCGGCCGGCCCTGCACCTCCCGGAACTGCGTACCGAGGTGTACCGCGACATGGCCGAGGCCATCCGCACCGGCCGGCCGCCCCACCGGTGCCGGCTCTCCCGCACCCGGGCGGTGACCACGATCCTGGAACGGATGTACCGGCAGTTCGAGAGCGTGTCAGGCGGTTCCGGCCAAAGTGCGGAAGCGATCCCGCCAGAAGACGTTCACCGTCAGTACGTCGACCGGCGGCCTTTGTGA
- a CDS encoding helix-turn-helix transcriptional regulator, producing MVRGNPTPKGLQQRLYELALQQGSWTTRQAAALLGAAEEEIEEAADSLESVGLLRPAPRKSSGYAVVAPEVALSRLFTQEGHQIARHQEQLAHTREAMISIARDYLGVRSSPGRTLAIEALPTAEHEESFLDRAADVARQEVWLMHGGPTPSAEFLDEMLLRCLGMLSSGVAVRALFLHQQAGDRLVSGHVKELAHAGAQVRVASHLPQRMLIIDWDLALVPVDPENSTQGFWAVHGTELVPALRAAYDHCWMAASAAGAHVAEGASSQRLSAVEEAVIRMLAEGMKDETIARRVGVSPRTLSRLISTLLDRLGVQTRFQAALELSRRGWLGDDDLAQEGAA from the coding sequence ATGGTGAGGGGAAACCCGACCCCCAAGGGGCTGCAGCAGCGGCTCTACGAACTCGCGTTGCAGCAGGGAAGCTGGACGACACGTCAGGCCGCCGCCCTGCTGGGCGCCGCGGAGGAGGAGATCGAGGAGGCCGCGGACAGTCTGGAGAGCGTCGGGCTGTTACGCCCCGCTCCCCGCAAGTCCAGCGGGTATGCCGTCGTGGCGCCGGAGGTCGCGCTGAGCCGGCTGTTCACGCAGGAGGGCCACCAGATCGCCCGGCACCAGGAGCAACTGGCGCACACCCGTGAGGCCATGATCTCCATCGCACGGGACTACCTGGGCGTGCGATCGTCCCCGGGCCGTACGCTGGCCATCGAAGCGCTTCCCACCGCCGAGCACGAGGAGTCCTTCCTGGACCGCGCGGCCGACGTGGCGCGGCAGGAGGTCTGGCTGATGCACGGGGGCCCCACGCCCTCGGCCGAGTTCCTGGACGAAATGCTCCTGCGATGCCTGGGAATGCTGAGTTCGGGTGTCGCCGTCCGGGCCCTGTTCCTGCACCAGCAGGCGGGCGACCGCCTGGTCTCGGGCCATGTGAAGGAGCTGGCCCACGCGGGTGCCCAGGTGCGCGTCGCCTCCCACCTGCCCCAGCGCATGCTGATCATCGACTGGGATCTCGCGCTCGTCCCGGTGGACCCGGAGAACAGCACGCAGGGCTTCTGGGCCGTGCACGGGACCGAGCTGGTACCCGCCCTGCGCGCCGCGTACGACCACTGCTGGATGGCCGCTTCCGCCGCCGGCGCACACGTGGCGGAGGGCGCTTCGTCCCAGCGGCTGAGCGCTGTGGAGGAAGCGGTGATCCGGATGCTCGCCGAAGGCATGAAGGACGAGACCATCGCGCGGCGGGTGGGTGTCTCTCCGCGGACCCTCAGCCGGCTGATCTCCACCCTGCTCGACCGGCTGGGCGTACAGACCCGGTTCCAGGCGGCTCTCGAACTGAGCCGCCGGGGCTGGCTCGGCGACGACGACCTGGCACAAGAAGGAGCGGCCTGA
- a CDS encoding phytoene desaturase family protein, with translation MTADVVVVGSGPNGLSAAVTMARAGLSVEVYEAAPDAGGGLRTTSLFREDVVHDICSAVHPMAAASPFFREFDLRARGVELLQPEISYAHPLAGGRAALAHHDLDAACAGLGRDGRAWRALMAPLLAHSGPVVDFVLNGQRRLPENLLAPLLLARGMLAHGTPLARRAFATEEAAALLAGVAAHVVGRMPTLASAGTALLLGHLAHGTGWPVPRGGSARIAEALIADVAAHGGTVTTGQQITDLRDLRGARAVLLDLGPKEFLAVAGPLLPRGYRAGLRAFRYGPGAAKVDYLVSGPVPWADPMVGRAGTVHLGGRQQDVFRQESLTARGRRGGAPFVLVVDPAATDPGRIGANGYRPVWAYAHVPNGDPTDPGDLVTARIEQYAPGFADTVVERRSMSAAALERYNPNYVGGDIAAGAMTLKQTVLRPVPRWDPYRTPLRGVYLCSASTPPGPGVHGMAGYLAARSALRREFGLRAAPPLSPAGPHGSRRAGAA, from the coding sequence ATGACAGCGGATGTCGTCGTGGTCGGCAGCGGGCCGAACGGCCTGTCGGCAGCGGTCACCATGGCACGGGCCGGCCTGAGCGTCGAGGTGTACGAGGCGGCGCCGGACGCCGGGGGCGGGCTGCGGACCACCTCCCTCTTCCGGGAGGACGTGGTGCACGACATCTGCTCCGCCGTGCATCCGATGGCCGCCGCCTCCCCGTTCTTCCGGGAATTCGACCTGCGGGCGCGGGGCGTGGAACTGCTCCAGCCGGAGATCAGTTACGCGCACCCGCTCGCGGGCGGGCGGGCGGCGCTCGCCCATCACGACCTGGACGCCGCCTGCGCGGGGCTGGGGCGGGACGGGCGGGCCTGGCGGGCGCTGATGGCACCGCTGCTGGCACACAGCGGGCCGGTGGTGGATTTTGTCCTCAACGGGCAGCGCCGCCTCCCGGAGAACCTGCTGGCGCCGTTGCTGCTGGCACGGGGCATGCTCGCGCACGGCACACCGCTGGCCCGGCGGGCCTTCGCCACGGAAGAGGCGGCGGCGCTGCTGGCCGGCGTCGCGGCCCACGTGGTGGGCCGGATGCCCACCCTCGCGTCGGCCGGGACCGCTCTGCTGCTGGGCCACCTCGCGCACGGCACCGGCTGGCCGGTGCCGCGGGGCGGCAGCGCACGGATCGCCGAGGCGCTGATCGCGGATGTGGCGGCGCACGGCGGCACGGTCACGACCGGGCAGCAGATCACCGATCTGCGCGACCTACGGGGGGCTCGGGCCGTGCTGCTCGACCTCGGCCCCAAGGAGTTCCTGGCGGTGGCGGGTCCGCTGCTGCCGCGCGGCTACCGTGCGGGACTGCGGGCCTTCCGCTACGGCCCCGGCGCGGCCAAGGTGGACTACCTCGTGTCGGGCCCGGTCCCGTGGGCCGACCCGATGGTGGGCCGGGCCGGAACCGTCCACCTCGGCGGACGGCAGCAGGACGTCTTCCGCCAGGAGTCGCTGACCGCGCGGGGCCGGCGCGGCGGGGCTCCGTTCGTCCTCGTGGTGGATCCGGCCGCCACCGACCCCGGCCGTATCGGGGCGAACGGGTACCGGCCCGTGTGGGCCTACGCGCATGTGCCCAACGGTGACCCGACCGACCCCGGCGACCTGGTGACGGCACGGATCGAGCAGTACGCGCCGGGCTTCGCCGACACGGTGGTGGAGCGGCGGTCCATGAGCGCCGCCGCTCTGGAGCGCTACAACCCCAATTACGTGGGCGGTGACATCGCCGCGGGGGCCATGACGCTGAAGCAGACGGTGTTGCGCCCGGTGCCGCGCTGGGATCCGTACCGTACTCCGCTGCGCGGGGTGTATCTGTGCTCCGCGTCCACCCCTCCCGGGCCCGGGGTGCACGGCATGGCCGGTTACCTGGCCGCGCGCTCGGCGCTGCGCAGGGAGTTCGGGTTGCGCGCCGCGCCTCCGCTGTCGCCCGCCGGCCCGCACGGAAGCCGTCGGGCGGGAGCTGCCTGA
- a CDS encoding GNAT family N-acetyltransferase, whose protein sequence is MNSENILAGLDEERRALGEGSGRGVVRELATDGSECRIVYAGCAPEELDDVIREETALARSRNYTLEWKLYGHDTPADLADRLTAAGFEPDDQESVLVLPLDGADLDSFDTAGRDIRPVTDEQGLADYAQIARALGRKNAEEERQRLAAELRDDPEALSIHIAYVDGQPASCGRAYFRRGGSYAELAGGRTVPEHRRQGLFTALVGSRLRQARERGRTHVFVDALPTSEPTLRKLGFEVVTWTRPFVYEPGS, encoded by the coding sequence GTGAACAGCGAGAACATTCTGGCGGGACTCGACGAGGAGCGCCGGGCGTTAGGGGAGGGTTCCGGACGGGGCGTCGTCCGTGAGCTCGCGACGGACGGCTCCGAGTGCCGGATCGTGTACGCCGGCTGCGCTCCCGAGGAGCTGGACGACGTCATCCGGGAGGAGACCGCACTGGCACGGTCGCGCAACTACACCCTGGAGTGGAAGTTGTACGGCCACGACACCCCGGCGGACCTGGCCGACCGGCTCACCGCCGCCGGGTTCGAGCCGGACGACCAGGAGAGCGTGCTGGTCCTGCCCCTGGACGGCGCGGACCTGGACTCCTTCGACACGGCGGGCCGGGACATCCGGCCCGTGACGGACGAGCAGGGGCTGGCGGACTACGCGCAGATCGCCCGTGCGCTCGGCCGCAAGAACGCCGAGGAGGAGCGGCAGCGGCTCGCCGCCGAACTGCGCGACGACCCGGAGGCGTTGAGCATCCACATCGCCTACGTCGACGGGCAGCCGGCCTCGTGCGGCCGGGCCTACTTCCGGCGCGGCGGCAGCTACGCGGAGCTGGCGGGCGGCCGGACCGTCCCGGAGCACCGGCGGCAGGGGCTGTTCACCGCACTGGTCGGCAGCAGGCTGCGGCAGGCGCGGGAGCGGGGACGTACCCATGTCTTCGTGGACGCGCTGCCGACCTCCGAACCCACCTTGCGCAAGCTGGGTTTCGAGGTCGTGACCTGGACCAGGCCCTTCGTGTACGAACCCGGCTCCTGA